A segment of the Symmachiella macrocystis genome:
CCGGTACCTTCTTAGCGCCCTTAGCGCCTTTGCGTGAGGCTTCTTTTTCCTACGCTTGGAAGTTGATCCTGCCCCCGTGCACAACACGCGTGTTAAGCGGGCCAGCATTGGGTACCGCCGTCGACGCGGAGTACCTGACCGGAGACGAAGTCTCCCAACGGTCCGGCGAAAAACTCGACCACGCGGGCGACTTCATCGACCAGCGCGATTCGCTCTAATGTTCCCTCGGTGACCAAGCGGTTTTCGTCGACCTCGCGGGTGCCTAAAAACCGTCCCGTCCGCGTGTCGCCCGGGGCAATGCTGTTGACGGTGATGTTGTGCGGACGCAATTGAACCGCCAGACAGCGGGTATATTCAACTTGGGCCGCTTTGGCAGTCGCATAAATCGCGCCGCTGTCGGATCCGCGAAAGGCGGCGATGGAACTGATATTCACTATCCGCCCACTTTTGCGGGGGATCATGAGCTTCGAAACCTGTTGGTTGATCAAAATCGTGGACAACAAATTGCGATCGATGACCGAACGGACATC
Coding sequences within it:
- a CDS encoding SDR family NAD(P)-dependent oxidoreductase; translation: MPDPSPKLLHGQTALITGGGRGLGRAFAEQLASLGCAVGIHGMREHGPAEYGEGTTLTDTAAAVGETHGVRSLSVLGDLTQEADVARVVETVSQQLGTIDILVHNAGGDIAAAGGKPNPNDAVEIKSIDVRSVIDRNLLSTILINQQVSKLMIPRKSGRIVNISSIAAFRGSDSGAIYATAKAAQVEYTRCLAVQLRPHNITVNSIAPGDTRTGRFLGTREVDENRLVTEGTLERIALVDEVARVVEFFAGPLGDFVSGQVLRVDGGTQCWPA